A window of Diospyros lotus cultivar Yz01 chromosome 14, ASM1463336v1, whole genome shotgun sequence contains these coding sequences:
- the LOC127790951 gene encoding uncharacterized protein LOC127790951, with translation MTVPLPDGFCPPYALEPYDGTTDPQDHLTTFSAAMLISESSDPIMCRTFPSTLRKSAMLWFSSLEPNSIHDFSELATHFLTHFSTSRDHRQTLTSLINLKQGEHEPLRAFMNRFFQEALQIKDLNLAISLHAIMAGLRVGPFVDSLARKPPATLVDLRTWLAGYINIEEASTIQRAKIES, from the coding sequence ATGACCGTTCCCTTGCCTGACGGTTTTTGCCCTCCCTACGCCTTAGAACCCTATGATGGCACCACTGACCCCCAGGATCACCTTACCACCTTCAGCGCTGCCATGTTGATAAGCGAAAGCTCGGACCCGATCATGTGCCGAACCTTCCCCAGCACATTGAGAAAGTCGGCCATGTTATGGTTCTCATCCTTGGAGCCAAATTCCATCCACGACTTCTCCGAGCTAGCCACCCACTTCCTCACTCACTTCTCCACTAGTCGAGACCATCGCCAGACCTTAACCAGTCTTATCAACCTGAAACAAGGTGAACACGAGCCATTACGGGCATTCATGAACAGGTTCTTTCAAGAAGCTCTCCAGATCAAAGATCTCAACCTCGCGATATCCCTACACGCCATTATGGCTGGATTAAGAGTGGGTCCCTTCGTCGATTCACTGGCTCGAAAGCCCCCAGCTACCCTGGTCGACCTTAGGACATGGTTGGCAGGATACATTAACATAGAGGAAGCCTCGACCATCCAACGCGCGAAGATAGAATCATGA